ATTCTCTCTCAATCCGGCTTGTTCGACAGAATCTTCGCCGAATTTTGATTTCAATTCCTCTATGAGCTCATCCGTTTCAATAATCAGTGACGGGCCCGCGATCAGCGCTCCTGTCATGAGTCCTTCCTCCATAAGGGGGGAGGCCCAGTGAAGCATATTGATGGGACAGAAGTAGATATAGCTCCCCCCGAACCGTTCTGCCTGGTAGCCGCCGTAGAGGTGAGCCTGGCGGCAGTCTGCCTTGTTGTCGCATAACTGATTCAATTGGGTGCAGAAAGGACAGACCCCGTCCTGGGCCCCGTCTTCATTCAGTCTGTATCCTTTATTGTTTATAACAAAACAATCCACCCCGGTGGCTTGTTTATAGGTCTTTGCAATTTCCAGGGCTTTTTTGTAGAAAGGGGAGATATAGTCTCTGGCTTTTACGTTCATAAGTTATATTGTAATCCTCAATCATATTCAGGGAAATACATATTCAGCATATATTCATCCTGAAATCCTTTATTAGATGATAATTCAATATATTTTGTCTTGTTCAGGATCATTTCTGTTTTATTCATTTCATCCAGGCTCAGGGCACAGCGGATGACTCCGGCGCCGCAGGAGTTCCCGACGGAGATTATCCTGCCCCGGAGTTCCTCAGGCAGGAGACCGATGCCCAGGGCGCTCTCGTGGTCGATATAGGAACCGAATCCTCCTGCCAGAAACACCTTCTTTATATCTGAAAGAGTGTATCCTGCTTCTTTGACCAGTGTGGCAATACCCGCTCCGATGGAGCCTTTTGCCAGCTGTACTTCCCGGAGGTCCTTTTGTGTGAAAACAAGGGATTTTTGTTCATCCCCCCAGGTAAAACAGATGTTTCCGTCCAGTTCTTTCAGAAAACTCTTTTGAACGGGAGGATTGTCACCCCAGTCCGAATCATCCTGAAAACGGCCTGTAAAGTCTGCCAGTTTTGTTTTTAAGAGATAGGCCGTCAGGTCGATGATCCCGGAGCCGCATATGCCGCAGACCGGTTTATCGTCTATGGTTTCCCATTCAAAGGCTTCTCCATCTTCTCTGAAGCAGCTGATGGCACCGGGAATCCCTCCCACACCGCATTGTATGTTTGCCCCTTCAAATGCCGGTCCTGCTGCTGTGGAGCAGCTGATCAGTCTGTCCCGGTTTCCCAAGGCAATTTCGCCGTTGGTACCTATATCCACCAGCAGGCATAGATCATCAGACTCGGCCATCTCGGTGGAGAGTATCCCCGCAATAATATCCGCACCAATGTATCCCGACAGGGAAGGAAGCAGAATAAAGCGGATGTGGTCGGGCAGGGATGATGCCAATTCGGAGGGTTTGAGTATCATGGCTTCTGTGGAGACTGGAATAAAGGGAGCCTGTGCAATGGTCTGAGGGGATAGTCCCTGGAGTATATGCATCATGGTGGTATTACCGGCGGTAAAAATCCCCATCAGGTCCTGCAGGACCAAGCCGGCTCCTTTCAGGGTTTCGGATGCCAGATCTTCAATCTGAGTACAGATCCGCTGCTGCAGTTGGCTCAGCTTGTCATTGTCATCTCCGATGTAGTCTATTCTGGAAATCACATCGGCTCCAAAGCTCTTTTGATTATTCAGTCCCGAAGCCGTTCCTATCTGCATTCCCGTTGTCAGATCCAGAAGATAGGCTACGATGGTCGTGGTTCCGATATCCACAGCCAGGGCATAGGGTTTTGTCCCGCTTGCTCCCGGAGTCAGATCTGTTATGGTTTTGCCGCAGAGGCTGGCGGTCATTATGTATTGTTCTTCTTTTTGAAACTTTGCCAGTTTTTTGCGGAGAGGGTGCTCCAGGATCGTCCCCTCGGGAAGGGCGTGAAGCATCCTGGTTTCCAGGGATCTCTGATCTTCCAGACTGGCTGGAGTCAGGGAAATCACTTCTTTTCTCAACAGGGGATTCAGGTTGCCCCTATAGGGGAGTCCACCTGAGACCTTGATTTTGGCAGTCTTTGTGCTGCTCTCCAGGCTTACGGCGATAGAACCCTCCGGATGGGTCAGGCAGGCCAGGCGGATTCCTTTTTCAATCTCATCGGGACTGAGGAATTTTCGCTCTTCATCACTGAGAGGGGAGACCTTTCCCTCCAGTATCCGAACCCTGCATTTACCACAGGTTCCCTTGCCGCCGCAGGGAGCATCCATGTTTACCGAGGGGATGCTGTGAATCAGGGAGAGCAGGTTTTCCCCGGGAGTCATTGTTTCATTGATAATCCTCGGACCATCATGTAAGGTAAAAGTTGTTGAATTCATTCTTTTCTCCCGGTAATCTCTATGTTAGGAGTTAAACAGCTGCTTATGGGGAAATCTTGTAAATTACCCGTACTTTTTTGTAATTATCAGTTTCAGGAGCCTAAATGAAAAATTTCATGGCTATTATACTCTTTTTATTTGTGATCTCTTCTCTGATGGCTACGCCGGAAGAAGATTTTCTGACTGACCTGCGGGATTCCCGTCTACAGGATGCCCGCTTCTTTCTGGATGATAAGCACTCGGTGAATATGGCACTGCACGAGGGCAACACGGCCCTTATCATCATGTGTAAAGAGCAGCGCAGCCTTGAAGTCCGCTGGTTGCTGGACCAGGGGGCAGATCCTGATCTCACTGATCCTCAAGGGCTGACCCCCTTAATGCATGCCGCCATAAAAGGAAACAGGAATCTGGCACAGATTCTTCTTCAGGAGGGCGCCTTTCTCAATCTTCAGTCTCCCCTGGGGTATACGGCCTTGCTGCTGGCTGTGAACAATGTTCGGACTGAACTGGCCCGCTATCTGGAAGAGAAGGGCGGCCGGATCATCGACGGGCATTATGATCATCCCGTTTTGAGTGAAATCTGGAACAGAAGGCAGCATTATGCCAGGGCTCTCAGCCTTAGGGAAAGCAGATGGGTTTATCATGAATTTCTCTCTACATTGATAAAGGGGGACTATGAAACCCTCCGTACCATGATAGAGACAGGAACAGATCCGAATGCGGCCGACACCGAGGGAGTTAGTGCTCTTATGATGGCGGCATCCCGGGACGACATATACACGGCAGATCTGCTTCTGTCCCAGGGAGCCAATCCGGCCTTGAAAGATAATCTGGATCTGAGTGCTCTCTGGTATGCCGCCTTTGAAAACCATCAGAAACTGATAGATCTCTTATTGGAATCGGGTATCACTGATGATGCGGCCTACCTGGAAAGCTCTGCCTTGTTCGGTGCCTTTGCATCCGGGTCTTATCCCGCCATGATAAGACTGATTGATGCCGGTTGGGATACGGAGAAGACAGGCCGCCTGGGAGCCTCTCTTGTTCATTACGCCACTTTTATGGGAGATTTGAGGACCCTTGTCGAATTAAAGAAAGCCGGAGCATCCTTAGGCCGGGTCGACGGGGACAATTTGACCGCCATGGATTATCTTATTCTGGGATACCATCTGAATGAAGAGGAATCCATTTATATTCCTGTTGCTTCATTTCTACGGGAAGAAGGAGTTGATGCGACTCTTGATCCTTCAGTCTTGGATAATATAAAACTCTCCCGTATAATCTATTCAAAATGGTAAGAGATTCGGGATATACCGGATTTTGAACCTCCTGGAGTTAAAAAATGATTGATTTTATAGCGGATAATTTTTATTACGTCTTTTTAGGATGGCTGGTTCTGAATCTGATTCAGAGACGTTACCGTGCAAGAGGCAGCAAGAAAAGAACAGCCACACTGTTTCAGGCAATCCTGATCTTTAATCTGTACATTGGTGCAACGGTTCTCAGAGAAGAAGGCTTTGAGCCGAAGTGGATCATCGTCCCCCTGGGTGCTATTGCCGCCATTATCTACTTTTTCAGGTCTAAAATTTTTCCATACCGAAGAGATTGTGCAAACTGCGGTGCCAAGCTGAATATGAATCAGATTTTTTTGTATGATGCCAACCTCTGCAGTAACTGTGATCCCCTGGAACAGCCTGAAGAGACAGATGCAGAAGAGACAGATGCAGAAGTTGAAGATGAGACGGAAGTTGAAGCTGATGAAGTGATCGAAGACAAAAGCGGGCAGATGGATTCTGAAGAGAGTGTTCCGGAAAAGGAAAAAGAGTCAGAATAGCCTGATTTTTCTCAGAGGAGTAAACATGGACCTTGAAAAATCACTGAAGGATCTGATCATTTCGGATGATCCGGATCTTATAAAAAAGACAGCTGATGAGTTAAAGGGCTTAAAATACAACCCCATCCTATTGACAGATTTTGATGATTTTCTGTCAGTAGACTCCTCCCGTTTTTTTCCAGAACTGGGAAAAATTCTGAACTCCCCGGAGGTCAGCGATGAATATCTCCCTCAGGGAGAAACCCGGGAGAGTTTCAGAGAAAAGAAAGCCCGTATCCTCCTATACCATTATAAATTACTGAACAGGCTGCGCCGGGGAGAACCCGAAGCCTGGGATGAAATTAACGAATTAATGGAAGACGATTAAAAAACCCTTGTACTTTTATACCCCTTGGCTTGACTGCAGCCTCCTCATACATTCTGTTACAGTAACATATCATTTTTTACTTGTTAAGAAAGCATTCTTTGATTAAAATCATAATTCAGAATAGTAAACGAGGGTATTAAGAAATGAGGGTACATTTATGATCCATTGGAAAAACATTAAAATTAGTGGAAAGATGTATATCGGCTTTGGCCTTTTGATTCTACTCACTTTGTTCGTGGCTCTCTGGGCTATCAATGGAATCTCCGAAATTGTGGTCAATGCAGATGAAGTCATCACCGGCAACAAGCTGGATTCCCTTCTGGCAGAAAAAGAGGTGGATCACCTCAACTGGGCCAGCGAGGTCAATTCCCTCCTGTCTGATGATACGGTTGTAAAACTGAATATTCAGCTGGATGATCATAAATGTGCTTTTGGTCTATGGCTCTATGGCTCAGGACGGACTGAGGCTGAAGCCCTGATTCCCTCTCTGGCTCCCCTTTTTAAAAAAATGGAAGACCCCCATTACAGGCTCCATGAATCTGCCGGCAAAATTGACAAAATATTTGTACAGGCAGACAGATCTTTGCCTGCCCTTCTGTCTGACCGACAGATCGATCACCTCTACTGGGCGGGAGATATCAGAGATACTTTTCTGAAGGGAGAAGGTTTCCTTGAAGTAGAAACCGATTCTAATCTCTGCGCCCTTGGAAAATGGTTGAGCAGCGATAAGGCTGCACTTCTCTATGAAAATGGATCTTCTCTATTTAAGACTCACTGGGATGCCATGCTGGTTCATCATGAAGCCCTTCATGCTTCCGCCATTGAAATCGACCGGCTCCTGGCCTTGAATACAACCCAGGCAAGAAACTACTTTACCGGAACAACCCTTCCTCTTTTGGATTCCACTCTGGCCGATCTTAAATCCATGAAAACCATCGCAGAAGACGAGATGGCCGCCATGACTCAGTCCTCTATTATTTTTGCCAGTGAAACACAACCAGCCCTCAAAGTGGTGCAGGCCATTCTCAAAGAAATCCGAACGGAAGCCCGAGCGCATCTGATGACGGATGAAGCAATGATGAGATCTGCCAAGTCTACAAGAACAGTGGTGCTCTTCATCACAATCATCGCATTTTTTATCAGTATTCTCATGGCCTTTGCCATCTCCAGGGGTATCTGTGGTCCCATGTACAAAGGGATTTTATTTGCAGAGCAGTTATCCCGGGGAGACCTGACGGCAGTCATCAATGTAGATCAGAAAGATGAGGTGGGGCAGCTGGCGGCGGCTCTCACTGAGATGAGAAACAGCTTACGTGACCTTTTCCTTCAGGTACAACAGGGGTCGGATAATGTCTCTAATGGCAGTCTGCAGTTGAGTTCCACTTCTCAGCTGCTCTCTCAGGGTGCTGCCGAACAGGCTTCTTCTGTAGAAGAAATCTCATCCTCCATGGAAGAGATGGGTGCTAATATTGAACAGAACTCGGATAATTCCATCCAGACGGAACGGATCTCCAGAGAAGCCGCCGAGGTTGTGGAACAAGGCAGTGCCGCAGTCCTTATCACCGTTGAAGCCATGAAGAATATATCGGCGAAGATCAGTATTATTGAGGATATTGCCAGATCAACCAATATGCTGAGTCTCAACGCTGCCATAGAAGCCGCCAGAGCGGGAGAACATGGAAAAGGTTTTGCCGTCGTGGCCGCAGAGGTCGGGAAATTGGCGATCAGCAGTAAATTGGCTGCCAGTGAAATATCAGAGCTAGCCAATAACAGTGTCAAACAGGCCATCGATGCGGGTGAAATGATGCAGAATATTGTTCCGAAGATTAAGAATACTGCCAGCCTGATTCAAGATATTGCCACCTCCTCCAAAGAGCAGAGTTCCGGAGCCTCCCAGGTCGTAGAGGCGATCAATCAACTAAATTCTGTTATTCAGCAGAATGCCTCGTCATCTGAGGAATCAGCATCCATGGCTGAGGAGTTGTCGGCTCAGGCGGAAAATTTGCAATCTTTGATCTCATTTTTTAAACTTGGCGTTGATAAGAGGGTGAGTGAGTCTATCAAAGGGGTTTCTAAACAGACAAAGCAGACAAAGAAGATTCCCTTTAACTCAGATTCTCAACGTATTCCTGTCGGTAAAACAATAAAGCCTGACAACCAGTCTTTGGAGCAGGATGATTCCGGATTTGAAGAGTTCTAGTCTTTTTATCCTGTACCCTGGTGTCTCTTTTGAGGGGGATCTGGAAGTCTTTGGAGATATTATTGTATAAGAGGTCCAGTGGAGAATAAAAATGATAGTCTGAGAGCTTTGAGGCTGATCAACAAGGTTCTTATCTCAGAAACAGATCAGCACATCCTCCTGAATTCTCTGAGCCAAATCCTTTTAAAAGAGAAAGGTTATTTTAACATATGGATCATCCTGACTCTTCACGATATTCCTGTTGAACCTTATTATCACGCCGGATTCGGTACTGGCCGGGACTCATCCTTTGAACCAATGGCCCGAATCCTCAAAAAGGGGATCATGCCTCCCTGTGCTCAAAAATTAACTGAGTCGAAAAATCTGTACATCATTGATGATCTTTCTCATGAGTGCAAACTTTGCCCTTTTTATGAGACATACAAGAACCGTGCAGGCATAACCAGAAGACTGGGCTCGGGGAAGACTTCTCTGGGTTGGATCAGTGCTTCTGTTCCCAAAGCCTTTATTGAGGATAAGGAGGAACAGGATTTCTTTATTGAGATTACAGATCAGATCAGCCATGCCCTTGAAATCCTGAATTATAAAACATCACAGAATAACATGGGGAATAAATACAATGCTTTTGCGGACACTACTTCTGATGGCATTCTTGAAATAGACCTCCAGGGACATTTGATTTCAGCCAATAAGAGCTCCCATTCCCTGCTGGGACCTTTGCTTCAGGAGCGGTTCGGTCTCTCTCTTGAGCCACTTATGAATGCGGAAAATTTCAGATTGTTTGAAGAATCCATCCTCACCGCGCAGAAAGAGGAAAAAGCGGTCAATAGAATTCTGGAGGGAAAAGACTGGAATAGTCAGATTATCTCTCTCTCTATTTCTTTATATCCTCGGAAAAGTTTGACCGGTGTCATCATCGGATTTTCAATTTTTTTACGGGAAGTCACAGAAACCAGTAAGAAACTGGAGGATATTAAAAAGAGTGAAGAACGGTTTTTCAACATGTTTAGAAATGCTCCCCTGGCGTACCAGTCACTGGATGAAGAGGGACGCTTTCTGGAAGTCAATGATAACTGGCTTGAGTTGACCGGATATGAACGGGACGAAGTCCTTGGACACTGGTTTGGTGATTATCTTGCCCCGGGATACAAAGAGGTCTTTGAACAAAGATTTCCTCTCTTTAAGAAGAGGGGCCAGGTTCACAGTGAATTCTATATGGTTACAAAGAAGGGAACCAATCGATATATCAGTTTTGAAGGCAGGATCGGATATAAAGAAGACGGTTCATTCCGGCAGACTCATTGTGTCCTCACCGATGTTACAGAAAGAAAGAGATCTGAAGATGCAGTCAAAGAGAATGAAGCTTACTTTAGAAGCATTTTTGAATATATCGATTCGGGAATTGTTATCTACGAGCCTTTTAATGATGGTGAGGATTTTATATTTCGTGATTTGAATCCGGCAGGTCAGCTGATGAGTAAGGTGCAGCTGGCGGATGTTAAAGGCAGGAAGGTCAGTGAGGTGTTTCCCGGAGTAAAGGAAATAGGTCTTTTTGATTGCCTTCAAAAGACACATGAAACTGGAGAATCTATCTATCTACCCGTCCGGGAATATAAGGATAACCGAACCTCCCTGGTCGTTGAGAATCATATTTCACGTCTACCTTCAGGGAATTTGCTGGTCATATATGATGACAGAACCAAGCAGGCCCAGATGGAACAGCGTTTACGTCAAACAGAAAAAATGGAGGCCATCGGTCATCTTGCCGGCGGCATCGCTCATGATTTTAATAATATTCTGACAGGTATCCTCGGCTATGCCGAGCTGGTGGGTCTTAAAAAAATTATGGATGAAGATATCCAGCACTATATGAAAAACATTGTTTCCGCGGGAGAGCGGGCTAAAAAACTGGTTCAGCAAATTCTTTCCTTCAGCCGACAGGTTCCAGAGAGGAATGATATTTTTTTCCTTATCCCTGTCATTCAGGAAGCCCTTCAGTTTCTGAGAGCAACCATCCCTGCGTCAATACATATCAATACTTCTTTTTCGGAGGAAACAAATCCGATCCTGGGTGATTCGACAAGGATACATGAAATCATGATGAATCTGTGCACCAATGCCTCTCATGCCATGGGAGAAATTGGAACTCTTGATGTCAGCCTTAAAGAGGAGAATGTTCAAGACCCTAGAGAGGGTGCTCTTGGTCATTTCCAGCCGGGTCACTATGCGGTTCTGACCGTGAGAGATAACGGTTCCGGTATGAATAAAGAGACTCTGAGTCATATATTTGAACCCTTCTTTACCACCAAGAGTACCGGCGAAGGTACGGGAATGGGACTCTCCGTTGTCTTTGGAATCATCAGGAATCATAAGGG
The genomic region above belongs to Oceanispirochaeta sp. and contains:
- a CDS encoding PAS domain-containing sensor histidine kinase; translated protein: MENKNDSLRALRLINKVLISETDQHILLNSLSQILLKEKGYFNIWIILTLHDIPVEPYYHAGFGTGRDSSFEPMARILKKGIMPPCAQKLTESKNLYIIDDLSHECKLCPFYETYKNRAGITRRLGSGKTSLGWISASVPKAFIEDKEEQDFFIEITDQISHALEILNYKTSQNNMGNKYNAFADTTSDGILEIDLQGHLISANKSSHSLLGPLLQERFGLSLEPLMNAENFRLFEESILTAQKEEKAVNRILEGKDWNSQIISLSISLYPRKSLTGVIIGFSIFLREVTETSKKLEDIKKSEERFFNMFRNAPLAYQSLDEEGRFLEVNDNWLELTGYERDEVLGHWFGDYLAPGYKEVFEQRFPLFKKRGQVHSEFYMVTKKGTNRYISFEGRIGYKEDGSFRQTHCVLTDVTERKRSEDAVKENEAYFRSIFEYIDSGIVIYEPFNDGEDFIFRDLNPAGQLMSKVQLADVKGRKVSEVFPGVKEIGLFDCLQKTHETGESIYLPVREYKDNRTSLVVENHISRLPSGNLLVIYDDRTKQAQMEQRLRQTEKMEAIGHLAGGIAHDFNNILTGILGYAELVGLKKIMDEDIQHYMKNIVSAGERAKKLVQQILSFSRQVPERNDIFFLIPVIQEALQFLRATIPASIHINTSFSEETNPILGDSTRIHEIMMNLCTNASHAMGEIGTLDVSLKEENVQDPREGALGHFQPGHYAVLTVRDNGSGMNKETLSHIFEPFFTTKSTGEGTGMGLSVVFGIIRNHKGNIIVNSIPDEGTEFQIYIPQEIKKNGSELSA
- a CDS encoding ASKHA domain-containing protein, whose translation is MNSTTFTLHDGPRIINETMTPGENLLSLIHSIPSVNMDAPCGGKGTCGKCRVRILEGKVSPLSDEERKFLSPDEIEKGIRLACLTHPEGSIAVSLESSTKTAKIKVSGGLPYRGNLNPLLRKEVISLTPASLEDQRSLETRMLHALPEGTILEHPLRKKLAKFQKEEQYIMTASLCGKTITDLTPGASGTKPYALAVDIGTTTIVAYLLDLTTGMQIGTASGLNNQKSFGADVISRIDYIGDDNDKLSQLQQRICTQIEDLASETLKGAGLVLQDLMGIFTAGNTTMMHILQGLSPQTIAQAPFIPVSTEAMILKPSELASSLPDHIRFILLPSLSGYIGADIIAGILSTEMAESDDLCLLVDIGTNGEIALGNRDRLISCSTAAGPAFEGANIQCGVGGIPGAISCFREDGEAFEWETIDDKPVCGICGSGIIDLTAYLLKTKLADFTGRFQDDSDWGDNPPVQKSFLKELDGNICFTWGDEQKSLVFTQKDLREVQLAKGSIGAGIATLVKEAGYTLSDIKKVFLAGGFGSYIDHESALGIGLLPEELRGRIISVGNSCGAGVIRCALSLDEMNKTEMILNKTKYIELSSNKGFQDEYMLNMYFPEYD
- a CDS encoding methyl-accepting chemotaxis protein; amino-acid sequence: MIHWKNIKISGKMYIGFGLLILLTLFVALWAINGISEIVVNADEVITGNKLDSLLAEKEVDHLNWASEVNSLLSDDTVVKLNIQLDDHKCAFGLWLYGSGRTEAEALIPSLAPLFKKMEDPHYRLHESAGKIDKIFVQADRSLPALLSDRQIDHLYWAGDIRDTFLKGEGFLEVETDSNLCALGKWLSSDKAALLYENGSSLFKTHWDAMLVHHEALHASAIEIDRLLALNTTQARNYFTGTTLPLLDSTLADLKSMKTIAEDEMAAMTQSSIIFASETQPALKVVQAILKEIRTEARAHLMTDEAMMRSAKSTRTVVLFITIIAFFISILMAFAISRGICGPMYKGILFAEQLSRGDLTAVINVDQKDEVGQLAAALTEMRNSLRDLFLQVQQGSDNVSNGSLQLSSTSQLLSQGAAEQASSVEEISSSMEEMGANIEQNSDNSIQTERISREAAEVVEQGSAAVLITVEAMKNISAKISIIEDIARSTNMLSLNAAIEAARAGEHGKGFAVVAAEVGKLAISSKLAASEISELANNSVKQAIDAGEMMQNIVPKIKNTASLIQDIATSSKEQSSGASQVVEAINQLNSVIQQNASSSEESASMAEELSAQAENLQSLISFFKLGVDKRVSESIKGVSKQTKQTKKIPFNSDSQRIPVGKTIKPDNQSLEQDDSGFEEF
- a CDS encoding ankyrin repeat domain-containing protein, with amino-acid sequence MKNFMAIILFLFVISSLMATPEEDFLTDLRDSRLQDARFFLDDKHSVNMALHEGNTALIIMCKEQRSLEVRWLLDQGADPDLTDPQGLTPLMHAAIKGNRNLAQILLQEGAFLNLQSPLGYTALLLAVNNVRTELARYLEEKGGRIIDGHYDHPVLSEIWNRRQHYARALSLRESRWVYHEFLSTLIKGDYETLRTMIETGTDPNAADTEGVSALMMAASRDDIYTADLLLSQGANPALKDNLDLSALWYAAFENHQKLIDLLLESGITDDAAYLESSALFGAFASGSYPAMIRLIDAGWDTEKTGRLGASLVHYATFMGDLRTLVELKKAGASLGRVDGDNLTAMDYLILGYHLNEEESIYIPVASFLREEGVDATLDPSVLDNIKLSRIIYSKW